One Nicotiana tomentosiformis chromosome 1, ASM39032v3, whole genome shotgun sequence genomic window, ACCTAAACCAGGCGGTAATACACTTAACCCATAAActattacaaaaataaaagaagaattaATTCAAAGAAAAGAGCTTGAAGTTCAAAAGGGGATAATAGTAGTATTATTCATACCAAACGATGCCATAAGCTCCACGACCAACCGGCCTAAGGGGAACATACTTTTTGGAAACTTCAAAGAGATTACCATACACATTATACTGCGCATAACGACCCCCATGTGTTGGAACTCCTTTGAAATTACTTTGTACACCTTGATCACCTGAAATTGCTTCCATAGGAAATCAACCCAacaaaaaatttagaaaattcttttttttttcttcgaaAAATTGAAATCTTGGGCAAAACCCAGTTCAAAGACAGTTTTTAATGGGCCTGTTAGTGTCGGTAGCCTTTCAAGAAGAAGATGTGAAGAGCTCTTTTGACATTTCTTTGAGTGGTGACcttctttcttgtttttcttttccctttcttttgtttttttccttttcttttactttcctttATCTTTCCTAAATTTATCAAATTTTCCGGAGAAAACTTTGGGGAAGGACGTGTGTGAACTTTTGAACATTGGCCTTCACTATTTCAATACTAGATGCACTTATGGTCTTATGCCAGCTCTATTGTGAAAGTATGGCTAACGTGGTTACCTTATTTGCTATTACCTCCGTTCATTTTTAGCTagtgtttgttcataaatttttaaatttattctaaaaaatcTGATTtaggtgaagtttggtttgaagataaaaatgtgtttggacatttattttgggtgaagtttggtttgaaaaaatataaaatataacttATACTCACAAGTTCTataaactatcacaaatacccaacattaCCATTAttaataacattcattatattatcgcaaaccatagtcctgaacataaataaatttgatacaaaattatcatttttataataaactacatgatacactatcagatgaccgagaagacgaaacaacatcgttacaaaataataaatggtggactcttttataaaatacaaaagtttggatcaatttttaaaaaatataatagtgatattttggcccaaaaccagctattgagctggttttgggatttgggatttggccaaaatgtgggcaaaatctatggccaaacatgtgtttgccaaataaaacccaagtttattttgacaaaatctatggccaaacgggtccttagtTGTTAACTTTTGATTTTGCACTCCctttaaaaaatataaagtatCTATATTacaatttaacttataataatgATATCATTTCAAAAAGTCTTGGGAAATGATTCGTGGAatgagtagttaatgataaggATAAAGTAGGAGAAAAAATGTTATCTTTTTCTTAATTTGCCAATAAAAgtgaaatatatttttagtatagtaCACAATTAAAATTGAACGAATGAAgtagttaattatttttatattgaaATCAGCTAGTAATGTATTACTCGAGTTAGATGAAAAGTTTATAATGCTCTTTGTAACTTCAATATACTCTCAAAAAATTTCCAAGAATTAAAGTAAGAATGTTCTAGAAAAGATTATCAAGGAAAATTGCTAGCGTAGGAAAATTATGGTCTACCTTTATAACCTATTATCACATTGACTTTTCAATGTATCAAATTGATCACTCCTCTccaagtatatatatttatatcgtGGCAGCTTGGAATTGGAATATTTTGAGTAATTACGTACATATGGTTGGTTGTTCTACAGATTTTCTTTGAAGACTCTGATATTTTATTCTTGGAAGCTATGAGCAGttggaaaaaaaaattgttttttatCCAGTCAAGTTGGCCATTGGTAACCTCATTTTGTTCGACTAGTGCAAGAAACCTTTGTTTTGCTTTTTGGTCTACCCATAGAATTGAAAGTAGAACAATCCATTTAACCCCATTCATGCTACTCCTAACTATTGAGCCAAACTAATATTCCATTTCCGCTCTAACCATATTCCCATTAATAAGAATTAAGAACCttctttttaaaagaaaaaaatcagCAGTAAGAGGATGGCAACCTAACATTAAAAATGACATCACTCCTAAGATGAATTTCGTTTTAGTATTTCATTATTCGAAAGGCGAGAAAACACTATTAACAAAAAACGTTAAAAGTCTAATTCTATATCCGGAAAAAAAAATACTCCTGTCTTGTCTAACTGTAGGTAAATTAAAGGTGAATGAATTAAGAAATTACAACTTCTAGGACCTTATCTCTGAGTATGTGTACAATTAAGTCGGAGAGGGATGGCTCAAACTTGCATATATTCGCTTATTAATCCATCCAATATAGTAGTACCAAACTACCAATTAATACAGTAATAAACTAGAGGGATCTATCTTCATGGCCGGAGGTTTGGAGGGAGAccctagagtctaaaggtttcaagttgaacaGGACCAAAacggaatacttggagtgcaagttcaacgACGTAACCCAGGAAGCGGACATGGAGGTGAggcttgatacacaagtcatccccaatAGAGTAAGTTTTAGGTATCTTGGGTCAATAATACAAAAAAATAGGGAGGTTGATGAGGATGCCACACATCGTATCGCGtcagggtggatgaaatggagttCGCTTCCgatgtcttgtgtgataagaatattccactaaaacttaaaggtaagttctatagagtgatggttagaccgactatgttgtatggagtagagtgttggccagtcaagaactctcatgtccAAAAGATAAAAGTAGCTGAAATAAGAATGTTGAAATGGCTGTGCGGGCATACCCGAtttgataagattaggaatggaGTTATTTGAGAAAAGGCGAAAGTGGCCTCCGTGGAGGATAATATGCGGGAggcgaggctgagatggttcggacaAAGGAGAAACATTGATGCCCCAGTTATGAGGTGTGAGAGGTTAGCAACAGTAGGTATGAGGAGGGGTAGCGGCATGCCGAAAAAGTATCggagagaggtgattaggcaggatatgACGCAGTTGGAGCTTACCGCGGACATGTCCCTTGATAGGAggttgtggaggtcgagtattagggtagAAGGCTAGTGGGTAGTCGAGCGCGCTGCTCTTTCTTTCCCAAACCTATAACATTAGTATTAGTATGGTATCCCTTTTACTCATAGACTGCTATCTTTACTTGCTGTTTGATTGGCATCTTTCGCTTTGATTTTTTAATATACTGTTGTTGTTACTACTTGTGGCCTATGCTTCTTTATGTATATGTGATATTGCTATAAAGCGCATTTCATCTACTCTCTAGTctagggtctatcagaaacaacatCTATGACCTACTAGCCAGTGTATGACATTTGGTATTGCCAGCGGTTGGTGAGAGTTTTATTACGACAGGTCAAGTAAATATGGTACTCATCTCATAATTCAAAGGGATAAGTAAAATTACCCAAGCCACCTACCAAAAAACATTCCTATAAGAAAAGAGAGGAGTTATCTCAACTCTCAAGTATTATCATCTCTACCTTCGTTAGTATACACTGTTGTTAGCACTTGAAAAGTCAAACAGATTTCTCTTCGGGTTACGAATTTTTCGCACTCTTTCTAAATATTTTTGTAAGGAGTGTATATTATGTAAATTTTTAATATATAAACtttatttcaataaattttaaagTGCCAAAATAAAAATTGAAGTCGAAGAACCGTCTACGTATTTGGTCTAAGAATAGTGATGTAAATGGAGTTGGAAGCTAGTCAATTCCCCCGCTCTTTGCGCCATCTCTGACTATAATTTTTCTTCACGAAATTGTACTTTacctcttttcttttcctttgtttTCTGGTCACCACGTTGGAATTAGCTGTCTTTAACGTCGGAAACACGTCTGTCCAACAACCCACTTGCTTAATCAAAAGTCGGAAAATTTTCTCCATACCGCAATGTCCCTTCAAACTAAAAACATGGATCCACTTACAGCATTAAACCTTACCCAACATTATTTCAAGCTTAAACACACAAAAAGAAATCAGATTTAGCTTCCAGAAAACAAAAGATAGAGCAGAAAAGTTATAAATTGATCTGTTAGCAGGGATGACAACTTTATACATCATAGACATAGTATAAAAGTACAGATATATATCCAACACCACATAACAAGTATATAGCAACGACAAACAACCTTTATCACAACAATAACTATATATTGCACTACTTAGCAGTACATCATATTTAACCAGAAAGCACAAAACTCCACATCGACACACGCACCCACAACCATGTGTATACGCAAAAGACTCCCTTTTTCCTAACATTCACTTCACCATTTGTTTTTGTACATTGTTGTTTGGTAGCACTGGTTTAATGACTGCACTACCAACTCTAAGATTACAAAGCAAAGCATCACGTCCGGTTAGAAGGATCTGAAAGAACTTATCTGTCTCCTTTGTTAGGAGATCTAGTCCTTCCGAAAGTTTTTCTGTCTTTTTAGTCAGATCTGAAGTTAGAACTTCCAACTGTTCTGCATCAATAGGGTCTATTCCATCCTGTATGACTGGGTATAACTTCTTCACGCTTACATCCACTGCTTCAAGCTCCTTCAATGCTGTGAACTTCCCTCCGGAATATATGCTCCTGATCTCCCCACTAATAAAATCATGAAGATCAACAAAAGCTTCAGTCCACAAGCAAGTCACGTGAACCTGAAGATCCTTCAATTTCTTCGCGGAACCTGAGAATGCAACAGCAAAGATGCTACATATGAAAACAGTTACAACCCTCACTCCATACATTGCGTGCATCAGAACCTTCCCTTTCGCAGAATTCTTGATCTTGGGTAGGTTCAGTGATTCAGTGAGGCTGTCCAAGATGGCAAAGCAATTCTCCAGTCTGTGGTTCTTTGAATTAATATGATGCTTCCATCCGTCCAACGAAGAACGAGCCTTCATGAACTGTGTTGAGGAGCCATCCAAGTTGTGCAAGCCGCATTGAAGATAAAGGTGGCCTTGGCTAAGCCTGGATATCTCAGAGCTGTAGGCAATGCACATATCCAGCATCTTCAAACTATTGTCCAAGTAGACATCAATCCACTTCTCATCCCAGTCAGATACAGGAAGCTCAAGATCAGTAATAAGAGTTTTCACATCTGTATGAATTGCACAAAGTGTGCTTATTGCTTGTTTCATCCATGATAGGCTAAGGATATCTTCCTTGCCTCCAGGCTTAAGACTCTTAAGCCTCCCTGCTAATGTCCCCTCAAAAGCATTCAACAGAGCAAGAAGCCTAGGAGACAAGTACGAGCCCTTGGGTAATATCATTTTGAAAGGATTTCCAAATCGGAGAGAAGGGCGGTGTGGTTCCTGTGGGAGACTCATTTGGATATAGATAAACTGCACAGAAAGCAGAGAAAAAGACACTGTcaataaaattataaattcaGTAAACCAAGTTTTAGCTTTTACCCAGGAAATCACACCCCATAACTTAAAGAAGATTCCCCTTGTATATGGAGCAAATATTCTAGCATACTTCTCATTAAAACAGTAAACAAACTACATAATTATGATTTTGCAGCAAATAGTACATACTACTTGACAGATAAGCTTGAACGAATCAACAAGAGGTACATGCCACAACTACAAAAAGAACTCTTGCTAAACGAAAGAGAAGCCGCATACCGCACAGATAAACCTAGCATATCTAGAGGATGTGTCTGGTAACAGGGAAAGCCCCAATGGCTGTTTCTCTACCTGTTGGGGAGATGCCAACCATCTCTCCTTTCTATGAACATATGGCCGCAGCCTCACCCAGCAAATCCACTCAACCATGGCAAGAAGACCATGTTATTCTCTATTCTCAATAATTCTTTTTTAAAGAGTTGAGGAAACCAAAACTATTAACCAAAGTACCTTAGAACTTTTAACTAGGGTTCAAAAGGAAACAAAAACAAACAGAGTAACTGCTTGAATGGATCAACTCTTCCTTTTATTCACAAAAAAGTTTACCTCATAGAATCTAGGTACAGAAACTCAAATCCATAAACcttttcaaaagaaaatatatattttttgtttattacCATTAAGATAAGATTTTGCTAATCACTGATTGAGGGGAAAGAGCACAAACTGACATTAGAATCTCACGaaacgaaaaaaaaaaatcaaagctTGTGGCACAGATATATCCACAGATCCAAAACCAACTCACAATCCATGCGTTTAAGCACAAAAGTATACATGGATCTAAGAAAATATTGAAAATTCAAGATTTTAGCACTAACATATCCGTAGATCTAAGTCAAAATTTCATGCTTTTAACTCAGGTACATCCATAGATCTCAAACAGCTCAAAATTCATTCATTTAGGCACAGATCTAAAACAAACTCCAGTATCTAAACAAGAGAAAAACAAATCAAAGCAAATTAACCACCAAATTAAGCGATAATTACATCGGAAACACTGACCTAATAGACGGATTATTCAAATCCGGAGGTGATCCAAAACGGTCAACGCCTTAAAAGCTGCACCGATTTTCACAAAGCTGTATCAGAAAATTTCGAGTCAAACCCTAAAGttctatacacacacacatacatagagaataaagaaaaattattatGAAAGTAGTGAGAGGAAATGGCCGTACCTGATATAGAGTACAGAGACGAAACGGTAAACAGAAGCGCCGTGGAAAGTTCGCAAGGTCCGCGTTGTTTTGGGAGGTGATAAGGGTTTGGTTTTATGGGGACAATAATGTCCTTGTGCAAAATTTGGCCGTTGGATTTTCATTATCACAATTGTGGATAAATGAGTGGTTACCactgatttttctttcttttattttattttattattaatgcGAATGGATTGTGCATATAGTCactaataataatataatttaaaaaaattgcGCTTATGCACTGTAATATccattttgtttttcaaaataatCTAATTTTTATATTACTAGTGTACGTATCTTTATTTCCATATTTTATCATATATAAAATAGTACAAAAAATTTCAGTATTTGGTAAGAAAAACTTAAGAATAAGTGATACTCTTGCACTTAAACAATATTAGTCTTAACATATGCGCATTGCGCGTGTACCCatgttaataaaaataaaaaatttaaaataatataaatagtatatttaaaagatatttgtGACAAATAAAAATTAgcaaaaatatgatttccaagGATAATGCTTTCAACCCACACTAATTAACTTTTTCAAAAGCCAAAATTCTCATCATCTTGTGATAAATACGTTTTCTTAGCTTTTTGTAATGATGTTAAATTCTAAGACATATTACGCATGTTGAtgttataattatattatttttttattaagcaATTATGTTATTTGATATTTTGTATTTCTGCTTAACGTCTATAGTTGCTGATAAAGTAATTTTGAATAACTGAAAAAGAATTAAAATTGCTAGTATTTGGCCATATGAGAATAAAAAGAGAGAAGAAtagtcaaaaaaatattttttatgcccAATACCTTGCTTTAAATTGATAGTATTTGGAGCCAGATTTCACATTTTTTTTTAAGAAAGcacgaaaagaaaaaaagaaactaatAATTTTTCAATACTGGTCTACACCAAACAATGTTGATGGAAAACCCCGAGAAGATATAATAAGCCGCTGACCTCGAGAAATTTTTCAATGTTTATTAGGATTTATAAAGAAAAATCAtacttg contains:
- the LOC104093692 gene encoding protein BPS1, chloroplastic-like translates to MSLPQEPHRPSLRFGNPFKMILPKGSYLSPRLLALLNAFEGTLAGRLKSLKPGGKEDILSLSWMKQAISTLCAIHTDVKTLITDLELPVSDWDEKWIDVYLDNSLKMLDMCIAYSSEISRLSQGHLYLQCGLHNLDGSSTQFMKARSSLDGWKHHINSKNHRLENCFAILDSLTESLNLPKIKNSAKGKVLMHAMYGVRVVTVFICSIFAVAFSGSAKKLKDLQVHVTCLWTEAFVDLHDFISGEIRSIYSGGKFTALKELEAVDVSVKKLYPVIQDGIDPIDAEQLEVLTSDLTKKTEKLSEGLDLLTKETDKFFQILLTGRDALLCNLRVGSAVIKPVLPNNNVQKQMVK